The Sphingomonas sp. So64.6b genome includes a region encoding these proteins:
- a CDS encoding cytochrome P450, translating into MAYAHGFKANPHWLPRPKPGSLSAIPGENGLPFIGNTLRLLKDPVGFGKRMATTYGKVYRNNSFGGPNLVLLGPDANELLLFDREKIFSSEQGWGPMLNLLFPRGLMLMDFEKHRADRKILSVAFKPEPMRHYAESLNAGIANQVSGWANKPLNFYDAIKALTLDLAADAFLGMPLGEEADRINQAFVDEVQATIAPVRIPLPGTMMRKGVKAREYLGEMFAREIPKRRADGAKREGGQDFFSQFCRAVDDDGAPLSDAAIIDHMNFLMMAAHDTITSSATSLVMLLGRHVEWQDRLREEILSFGLNDGGGVPTGQLDRLVLTDYAFKEALRLIPPVPSLPRRALKAFSFGGYDIPAGTFIGVNIAYTHQMPELWPDPTAFDPLRFTPEASKGRHKYAWVPFGGGAHMCLGLHFATMQIRILMAQLLSRYRIELDAGSGDEWQAWPIPRPKDGLPLRFVPLD; encoded by the coding sequence ATGGCTTATGCGCACGGCTTCAAGGCGAACCCGCACTGGCTGCCCCGCCCGAAACCGGGATCGCTGAGCGCGATTCCCGGCGAAAACGGCCTGCCTTTCATCGGCAACACGCTGCGCCTGCTCAAGGACCCGGTCGGTTTCGGCAAGCGCATGGCGACGACCTATGGCAAGGTCTATCGCAACAACAGTTTCGGCGGGCCCAATCTCGTGCTGCTTGGGCCCGACGCGAACGAACTGCTACTGTTCGATCGCGAGAAGATCTTCTCGTCGGAACAGGGCTGGGGCCCGATGCTCAACCTGCTCTTTCCGCGCGGGCTGATGCTGATGGATTTCGAAAAGCACCGTGCCGACCGCAAGATATTGTCGGTCGCGTTCAAACCCGAACCGATGCGGCATTATGCCGAAAGCCTGAACGCCGGCATCGCCAACCAGGTCAGCGGATGGGCCAACAAGCCGCTCAATTTCTACGACGCGATAAAGGCGCTGACGCTCGATCTTGCCGCCGACGCCTTTCTCGGCATGCCGCTTGGCGAGGAGGCCGACCGGATCAACCAGGCGTTCGTCGACGAGGTTCAGGCAACGATCGCCCCGGTGCGGATCCCGCTGCCCGGCACGATGATGCGCAAGGGCGTCAAGGCGCGCGAATATCTCGGCGAGATGTTCGCGCGCGAAATCCCCAAACGGCGCGCGGATGGAGCCAAGCGAGAAGGGGGGCAGGATTTCTTCTCGCAATTCTGCCGGGCGGTCGATGATGACGGCGCGCCGCTGAGCGACGCGGCGATCATCGATCATATGAACTTCCTGATGATGGCCGCGCACGACACGATCACCTCGTCGGCGACTAGCCTGGTCATGCTGCTTGGCCGCCATGTCGAATGGCAGGACCGGTTGCGTGAGGAGATTCTCTCGTTCGGCCTCAATGATGGCGGCGGCGTCCCGACTGGGCAGCTCGACCGGTTGGTGCTGACCGATTATGCCTTCAAGGAAGCGCTGCGGCTGATCCCGCCGGTTCCGTCATTGCCGAGGCGCGCGCTGAAGGCCTTCAGCTTTGGCGGCTACGACATTCCGGCCGGCACCTTTATCGGCGTCAATATCGCCTACACCCATCAAATGCCCGAACTCTGGCCCGACCCGACCGCTTTCGATCCGCTGCGTTTCACGCCGGAGGCAAGCAAGGGCCGGCACAAATATGCCTGGGTGCCATTCGGCGGCGGCGCGCATATGTGCCTGGGACTGCACTTCGCGACGATGCAAATCCGCATCCTGATGGCGCAACTGCTGAGCCGTTACCGCATCGAACTCGATGCGGGTTCGGGCGACGAATGGCAGGCCTGGCCGATTCCCCGGCCCAAGGACGGGTTGCCGCTGCGGTTCGTGCCGCTTGATTGA
- a CDS encoding GNAT family N-acetyltransferase — MTLPVLFTERLILRPVAVEDFEDWARFHADEMAMRFLGGVQPRSLAWRGLCAMAGAWSIRGFSMFSLVERDSGRWIGRAGPWQPEGWPGTEVGWGVLPEFAGKGLAFEAAAAAIDYAVDVLRWDDVMHSIDPDNAPSIALARRLGGINRGPTRLPPPFESDPVDNWGQSADAWRARRYG; from the coding sequence ATGACCCTGCCCGTGCTGTTCACCGAACGCCTGATCTTGCGGCCGGTCGCCGTGGAGGATTTCGAGGATTGGGCACGCTTCCACGCCGACGAGATGGCGATGCGGTTTCTCGGCGGCGTGCAGCCGCGCAGCCTCGCTTGGCGCGGGCTGTGCGCGATGGCCGGTGCCTGGTCGATCCGCGGTTTTTCGATGTTCTCGCTGGTCGAACGCGACAGCGGGCGCTGGATCGGCCGCGCCGGCCCCTGGCAACCGGAAGGCTGGCCGGGCACTGAGGTCGGATGGGGCGTGCTGCCCGAATTTGCCGGCAAGGGCCTTGCGTTCGAGGCGGCGGCCGCGGCAATCGATTATGCGGTCGATGTGCTGCGCTGGGACGATGTGATGCATTCGATCGACCCCGACAATGCGCCGTCGATCGCGCTTGCACGCAGGCTCGGCGGCATCAACCGCGGCCCGACCCGCCTGCCGCCGCCATTCGAATCGGACCCGGTCGACAATTGGGGGCAGAGCGCCGACGCTTGGCGCGCGCGGAGGTATGGATGA
- the ribH gene encoding 6,7-dimethyl-8-ribityllumazine synthase, which produces MAKFLIVEARFYDHLNDLLIEGARAVIETAGHSHETITVPGALEIPGAVALAADSGAYDGFVALGVVIRGETYHFEIVAGESARGLMALSMDGVAIGNGILTVENEAQALTRARPTEKDKGGEAAKAAIAMFELKSRFG; this is translated from the coding sequence GTGGCAAAATTCCTGATCGTCGAGGCACGCTTCTACGACCATCTCAACGACCTGCTGATCGAGGGCGCCCGCGCTGTGATCGAAACTGCCGGACACAGTCATGAGACGATCACCGTCCCTGGCGCGCTGGAGATTCCCGGTGCCGTGGCCCTGGCCGCGGATAGCGGCGCCTATGATGGCTTTGTCGCGCTCGGCGTCGTGATTCGCGGCGAGACCTATCATTTCGAGATCGTCGCGGGTGAAAGCGCGCGCGGGCTGATGGCGCTGTCGATGGACGGTGTCGCGATCGGCAACGGTATCCTGACCGTCGAGAATGAGGCGCAGGCGCTCACGCGTGCGCGTCCCACCGAAAAGGACAAGGGCGGCGAGGCGGCCAAGGCAGCGATCGCCATGTTCGAATTGAAAAGCCGCTTCGGCTGA
- the ribB gene encoding 3,4-dihydroxy-2-butanone-4-phosphate synthase, translating to MSTQLIEKLRALVTDGGMSRSGLARAAGLHANTLRDLDQSDWNPTADTLRKLETFIFSNDDTPALVSIEEIIDEARNGRMFILVDDEDRENEGDLIIPAQMATPDAINFMATHGRGLICLSMTKTRVDALGLELMSRANGTRHETAFTTSIEAREGVTTGISAADRARTISVAIDAGKGKEDIVTPGHVFPLVARDGGVLVRAGHTEAAVDVARLAGLNPSGVICEIMKDDGTMARMDDLVAFARLHNLKMGTIRDLIAYRRKHDHLVEKRAEMVFESKWGGDWRAMTFFNKASGDETIALVKGYIDPEAPTLVRMHTASYFVDMFGETSERSGLLSRSMEMIAEAGSGVIVVINRPMKDSLSRFIKLRGEGKGAGAPEIEELRDYGVGAQILAELGVQDMVLLTNTHHTLVGLDGYGLSIVGERAIPGTGGE from the coding sequence ATGAGCACCCAATTGATCGAAAAGCTGCGCGCCCTCGTCACTGATGGTGGCATGTCGCGTTCCGGCCTCGCCCGTGCGGCGGGGCTTCATGCCAACACATTGCGGGATCTCGACCAGTCCGACTGGAACCCGACCGCCGATACATTGCGCAAGCTCGAGACCTTCATCTTCTCGAATGACGATACGCCGGCTCTGGTTTCGATCGAGGAGATCATTGACGAAGCACGCAACGGACGCATGTTCATCCTGGTCGATGACGAAGACCGCGAAAATGAAGGCGATCTGATCATCCCGGCGCAGATGGCGACGCCCGATGCGATCAATTTCATGGCGACGCACGGCCGCGGGTTGATCTGTTTGTCGATGACCAAGACGCGGGTCGACGCGCTCGGTCTCGAACTCATGAGCCGCGCCAATGGCACGCGGCACGAAACCGCCTTCACCACCTCGATCGAGGCACGCGAGGGCGTGACCACGGGCATTTCCGCCGCCGATCGTGCGCGTACCATCTCGGTCGCGATCGATGCGGGCAAGGGCAAGGAGGACATTGTTACTCCAGGCCATGTCTTCCCGCTGGTCGCACGCGATGGCGGCGTGCTGGTCCGTGCCGGCCATACCGAGGCGGCTGTCGATGTCGCGCGGCTCGCCGGGCTCAACCCGTCGGGCGTGATCTGCGAGATCATGAAGGACGACGGCACCATGGCGCGGATGGACGACCTCGTCGCCTTTGCCCGGCTGCACAATCTGAAGATGGGCACGATCCGCGACCTGATCGCCTATCGCCGCAAGCACGACCATCTGGTCGAGAAGCGCGCGGAAATGGTGTTCGAGAGCAAATGGGGCGGCGACTGGCGCGCGATGACCTTCTTCAACAAAGCCAGCGGCGATGAGACGATCGCGCTGGTGAAGGGCTATATCGATCCCGAAGCCCCGACGCTCGTACGGATGCATACCGCATCCTATTTCGTCGACATGTTTGGCGAGACGTCGGAGCGGTCGGGCCTGTTGTCGCGATCGATGGAAATGATCGCGGAAGCCGGGTCGGGCGTGATCGTGGTGATCAACCGCCCGATGAAGGACAGCCTGTCGCGCTTCATCAAGCTGCGTGGTGAAGGCAAGGGCGCGGGTGCGCCGGAGATCGAGGAACTGCGCGACTATGGCGTCGGCGCGCAGATTCTCGCCGAGCTTGGCGTGCAGGACATGGTGTTACTGACCAATACGCATCACACATTGGTTGGCCTCGATGGTTATGGCCTGTCGATCGTCGGCGAGCGCGCGATTCCGGGGACCGGAGGCGAATAA
- a CDS encoding riboflavin synthase — translation MFTGIITDIGTIMAIEMQGDMRLRIATAYDMDTVDLGASISCSGVCLTVVDKSASGAPGWFAVDVSAETISRTAQGQWTEGRRLNLERALRLGEELGGHIVTGHVDGIGEVVSIADEGGSKRVRISAGPDIAPFVAAKGSITLDGVSLTVNEVEDNDGRVTIGVNIIPHTAAVTTFDTLEAGHAINIEIDVLARYLGRMRQLLPT, via the coding sequence ATGTTCACTGGCATCATCACCGATATCGGCACGATCATGGCGATCGAGATGCAGGGCGATATGCGCCTGCGCATCGCGACCGCTTACGACATGGATACGGTCGATCTCGGTGCGTCGATCTCATGCTCCGGCGTGTGTCTGACGGTGGTCGACAAGTCCGCGAGCGGCGCGCCCGGCTGGTTCGCGGTCGACGTCTCGGCCGAAACGATCAGCCGCACAGCACAAGGCCAATGGACCGAGGGGCGGCGACTCAACCTGGAGCGCGCGCTGAGGCTGGGCGAAGAATTGGGCGGCCATATCGTCACCGGTCATGTCGATGGCATCGGCGAGGTCGTATCGATTGCCGACGAAGGGGGATCCAAACGAGTGCGCATTTCCGCGGGCCCCGATATCGCACCCTTTGTGGCAGCCAAGGGATCGATCACGCTCGATGGCGTGTCGCTGACCGTGAACGAGGTGGAGGACAATGATGGTCGCGTGACGATCGGCGTCAATATCATCCCGCATACCGCCGCGGTCACCACATTCGATACGCTGGAGGCCGGCCATGCGATCAATATCGAGATCGATGTGCTGGCACGTTATCTCGGCCGGATGCGACAGTTGCTGCCGACCTGA
- the ribD gene encoding bifunctional diaminohydroxyphosphoribosylaminopyrimidine deaminase/5-amino-6-(5-phosphoribosylamino)uracil reductase RibD, whose translation MAAALALAERGRGRTAPNPNVGCVIVSDGRVLGRGWTQPGGRPHAEAMALAAAGDDARGATCYVTLEPCAHASPRGPACADSLIAAGVARVVVAIRDPDPRTDGLGIARLRDAGIAVSNGLRAVEARRSIAGFLLRQALSRPFVTLKLALSLDGATALADGSSRWITGPEARAHAHLERSRHEAILVGRGTWQADSPVLDVRLAGLEQRSPRRILLSAAPEDGWEHIAAPEQVAVLSGVDHLLVEGGVQTAAAFLSADLVDRLLLYRAPIIVGGGRTLPDIGLGDLADAHGRWWLADSRMLGSDRLEVYERQVDKRVAEPV comes from the coding sequence ATGGCCGCCGCGCTCGCCCTTGCCGAGCGCGGTCGCGGCCGTACCGCACCCAATCCCAATGTCGGTTGTGTTATCGTCAGCGACGGGCGCGTCCTCGGGCGCGGCTGGACCCAGCCGGGCGGGCGCCCCCATGCCGAGGCGATGGCGCTGGCGGCGGCCGGTGACGATGCACGCGGTGCAACCTGTTACGTCACGCTGGAACCCTGTGCACATGCCTCGCCGCGCGGGCCGGCTTGCGCCGATTCGCTGATCGCCGCGGGCGTGGCGCGCGTCGTGGTTGCGATCCGCGACCCCGATCCCCGCACTGACGGCCTTGGCATCGCCAGGCTGAGGGATGCCGGCATCGCGGTCTCCAATGGTCTTCGCGCGGTCGAGGCACGGCGTTCGATTGCCGGATTCCTGTTGCGCCAGGCGCTTAGCCGGCCGTTCGTAACGTTGAAACTGGCGCTGTCGCTCGACGGTGCAACCGCGCTGGCCGACGGATCGAGCCGATGGATCACCGGTCCCGAGGCGCGCGCTCACGCCCATCTCGAGCGGTCGCGGCACGAGGCGATCCTGGTCGGACGCGGCACCTGGCAAGCCGATTCGCCGGTGCTCGACGTCCGCTTGGCCGGACTCGAACAGCGCAGCCCGCGCCGCATCCTGTTGTCGGCCGCACCGGAAGATGGCTGGGAACATATCGCCGCGCCAGAACAGGTTGCCGTACTTTCGGGCGTCGATCACCTGCTCGTAGAGGGCGGCGTGCAAACCGCAGCTGCTTTCCTCTCTGCCGACTTGGTCGATCGCCTGTTGCTCTACCGTGCTCCGATCATTGTCGGCGGCGGCCGCACCCTACCCGACATCGGCCTCGGCGATCTGGCCGACGCGCACGGCCGGTGGTGGCTCGCCGACAGCCGCATGCTTGGCAGCGACCGGCTCGAAGTCTACGAGCGCCAGGTTGACAAGCGCGTTGCGGAGCCCGTCTGA